The Cyanobacteria bacterium QS_8_64_29 nucleotide sequence CTCCATTCTACCGTTGCCCGCGCGCCTTATCCGGCAGCAGACGGCTTGCTGTCAAGGCGCATGCCCCCTTAATTTGCCTGGTTGAGAGTTTTGATAGGAGCGGCACGCCATGGCAGACGCTAAAAACGTTTTGGGTGAGTCCCTCGAGATTTGCTGCACTTCCCCCATGACCGGTTTTTATCGCGACGGCAAGTGCAACACTGGCGCCGGCGATATGGGCGTGCACGTGGTTTGCGCGCAAGTGACGGCTGAATTTTTGGAATTTTCCAAATCGCGCGGCAACGACCTCACTAAGGCCGTTCCGGGCTTTGAGTTTCCTGGCCTGCAGCCTGGCGATCGCTGGTGCCTGTGCGCCTCGCGCTGGCAAGAGGCTCTGGAGGCGGGAGTGGCGCCCCCGGTCATCCTGTCGGCAACCCACGCATCCGCCCTGGAGCACGTGTCGTGGGCGCAGCTCAAGCAGTACGCGCTCGATCCGGTTTGAGGGAGCTGCTGCTCGCGGCTCGCTGCAATGGCTGCTGTGACTGGATAATGGAGGATCGGTTAGCGTTATGACCCGCCCCAGAGCTGCCGCTGCTCGCTTCGTTCAGCGCGCGGGCCGATGGTGGCTGGCGGGCGGGCTGTTGTTGTTGCTCGTTGCGAGCTGGGGCGGCTACCGGCAGCTTGCCAGCCACCGACGGCCACCAGAAGCAGCGCTCGTGCTGGGCGGCGCTCAAGCGCGAGAACAGTTTGCCGTCCGCTTTGCCCGGCGCCACCCGCAATTGCCCGTCTGGATTTCTTCCGGATCGCCTGCGCCCTATACCAAGCGTCTCTTTGGGCGAGCAGGCGTTAGCCCGGAGCGCCTGCACCTTAACTACGAGGCGGTCGATACCGTTACTAACTTCACCACTTTGGCTGCCGATCTGCGCGCTCGCGGCATCGATAGCGTTTATTTAATTACCTCCGAGGCCCACATGCCCCGAGCGCTGGCTGTTGGTGAAATCGTCCTTGGCCGCTACGACATTGCCATTCGGCCGGTTCGCGTTCCGTCTTCCATGGCGCCCGAACCGGCCACCAAAACGGTCCGCGACGGCGCGCGCGCGCTGCTCTGGGTGTTTACGGGGCGCACGGGGGCTAGCTTGGCGATCCCGGATCGGCGCTAGGCATCCCGCTCTCGGATCAAGACGTAGGGCTGCACGATCAGCGCGTCGAAGGACTTTTGGGGCGTTGCATTCCAGTCGCTCAACTGCTGGGCCGAGGGTTTGCTGAGGCGCCCGTCCGCAATCCAGCGGCGGACAGTTGCCGTGTCGTCGTTGGCCACCGCCTCGCCTGCATCGAGCAAGTTCAGCCCGCGCGAGACCACGATTAGAGCATCGCGTTGGGCGTGCGGCGACAACCACGACCAAGCAGCTTGGTCCAACTGCGCGGCCAGCGTCTCGCGGTTGGCTGACATGGGAACTGGCGACACTCGCTTGCCCGCTCACCGTAGCAGGCTAGCGTCCGCGATCGTGGAGGGCTTCAACGGCCGCCGCGCAGGCGTCGGCGCTCGCTTGCAGCGCTTCGCGCTTGCTGGCCTGGGGCGGATCGAGCGGTTCCCCAATGCGCACTGTGACCGGCACGGGACGGGGCAGTTTTGCCCCTGGGGGCAGGATGCGCTCGGTCCCCCACAAGCTAACCGGCAGCAGGGGCGCTTGGGCTTTGTGCGCGATCGCGGCAGCGCCCAACTTGGCCTCGGGAATGCGCCCGTCCGGCGTGCGGTGCCCCGGCAAAAAGATGCCAGCCGCCCAGCCCTGCTGCAATGCCCCAACTGCCGCGCGGATGGCCGAGCGATCGGCAGCTGCGCGCTTGACCGGATAGGCGCCATAGAGCCGGATGCCCTGGCTCAGCAAGGGTACCTCAAACAGTTCGGCTTTGGCCATAAAGGCCACGGGGCGGCGGACGCAGCAAGACAGCAGCGGCGGATCGAAGTAGCTGGCATGGTTGCTGGCAACCACCACCGGTCCCGAACACGGCACGTTCTCGGCCCCGTAGACGCGCCCTCGGAAGTAGCACCGAAAGGTGGGGTTGACCGCCGACCACTTAAGGGCCCAGTAGAGTGCCAAGTTAACGGCCGGCTCGCGCGCTCGATTCACTGTCAATGGCTGGATGCAGGCCGAGTCCCAGTCTAACGATCGCCCTCCCAAACAGCGCGAGCAGTGCGCCACTGGGATGGGCTGCTACTGCTAGCGGCAACCGTCATGTCAATCGAACGCCTCGCGTTGCCGGTTGCGGCGGCTTTTTAGCACTGCGGCCAGCGCACTCGCTACCCTAGAGATAGTTGCCACTGCCCGCATTTGCATCCATGACGGAAGTCGCGCTCTACCGCGATCCCAGCGATCCGAGCAATATTGTTCTTGCCAGTCCTAATGGCATTGAGGGCAGCTGGCCCCAGGCCTCGTCCCAAGACTTCCGTCAGGCCGTTGCCAGCGATCCCGACCTGCTCAATGACGTTGAGGGCGACAAGGTTTTGCACTGCCAGGATGGGCGCTTTTGGCTCGCGATTGACTGGGAGCGCGAGCCGATCGTGTTCCAGCTGCGCGCGCTCGACTAGGCCGTCCGGCCGGATCTCCAGCGAGCTCGAGAGCCTACCGTGGTCCAACACCCCCAGGACAACCAGCCCATCTACAGCTACGTCGTTCCAGTGGAGCGCCTGACCGGTCGCGCCAGCGAAGAACTAATGGCGTTTGGCGCTTCGGCTCAAGGTGCCCGCAGCCAGGCCGAGCGAATGCTGGCTGACGATTACGGGTGCGACGCTGAGGGCATCCAGCAGCTGCTAGCGCAGGCCCGCGTCGAGTGCCTGACGCCGTGGTGCTCGCCCGATGGCGGCTAATCAGTCCGATTCGCCGCTCTCGCCCGGTCGGTAGATGGCGCCCAGCGAGCGATCGGCGTTGACCCGGACCACGGCCTCGACTAGGTTGGGATCGGCAGTTAGCGGTGCTACGAACAGCTCCGGGGGCAGCGATCGCCAAAAGTAATCCACGAATTGCGCCACCTCCGCATCGCTCATGCCGGCCTTACCGGCCTCGCGCGCCTGCCGCTCGGCTTGCTGGCGCCACTGCTTGCTAAAGCCGTAGTCGCTGGGCTCGAGCACCAGCAAGCGGTCCAAGTGCGCCCATAGCAGCAGGTAGTTGCTCAGGCGGCGGTTGACATCGCGGGCAAAGGCCCGATCGGCGTCGGTGGTTATGGGGGCAGGCGCATTGGCCAAGGCGTGATCGCGCACCGGGCGCGCCCCCAGAAACCACCCCTCGAATAGCACGAGGTCGGCAGCTGCGACCCGCTCGGGCGCCGTGCGATCCCCGACGCCGCCCCGAGCCGATTTGTCAAAGCGCGGCACCGAGAGCGGAAACCACCCCTGGCGCGCATCCGCCAGCACCTGCACGCCGGCTGCGACATCGTGGGTGCCAGGCGGTCCCCGCCACGCGTAGCGCGGGTCCTGCGCCTGCAGCTGCTGCCGCTGCTCGTAGGGGGCGTACAGGTCGTCCAGCGAGAGGCTGAGCGCCCGATACCCCAAGCGCGCCAGCACGCCGCTAACGGCGGCGGCCAAGGTGGTTTTGCCCGTCCCCTGCAGGCCCAGAATGCCCTGCATGATGGGCCGATGGGCGCGATCGCAGGCCGATGCCAGCTGCAGGGCCAGCGGCAGCCACAACTGCCACAGCAGCCAAAGCCCGCGATTGGGGGAGTCGATGCCCCACTGCGGCGCGCGCTGCAGGATCTCGGGGGCAAGCTGGCAAAAGTGCTGCACGCGCCGCTCGATGGGGGGCGGCGACGGTAGCGTCCGCTCGAGCGCGAGCAACCGTTGCTGCTGCGAGGTCGTCGGTGCCTCACCGTTGAGCCAGCGCCGCAGGATTGCGAGCGCGGCCTCGGGGGGAGCAGGCATTTAAGACCCCAGCTTGAATGCCTCGATGAATAGGCCGTAGGTCACCCCGATTTTGAGCGCGTTGAGGGTTTCGCTGCCCAGGCTCCGCCGGACGGCTCGCCCGCGCGGCCGCCGGCGGTAGATCCACCAGTTGGCGGTTTCAGTTAGCGCCAGCGCGATCGCCGCGACAATGACATCTAGATTGGAGCGCTGGCCGGTGGTTGTGGGAATGGCAGTCCCCAGAAACACACCCAACAGCAGCGCGATCACCAGCAGCGAGGTGCGGCGCCAAGGGTTGCTAAAAAACAGGCCCAGCTGCTGGCCGACCGAGTCGATCAGGTTGTTGAGCCGGGTGTCCTGCACGAGCGCAGCTGCCGCTTGCATTGCTTGCAATGCTACCATCGCCGCGCTCCTGAGCCCGAGTTGCGGAGGCGGTGGCGTTGGGCACGCGAATGTTGCGCTGGGCCGGTCCCCTACAGCAGGCTTGGCAGTCCTTCGAGCGCCACCCACGGGCAATGGCGGCCGCTTCGCTGGTGTGGGTGGTGGCTATTAGCGGCATCGCCTTTTTCTGGCGGCTGGGCAGTACGGGCCTCATTGACGAAACGGAACCGCGCTTTGCCGAGGCGGCCCGGCAAATGCTGGTCACCGGTGACTGGGTGACGCCTTCTTTCAACGGCGAGCCCCGCTTCGATAAGCCGCCCCTGCTCTACTGGCTGATGGCGCTGGCCTATGGGGCCTTTGGGACCCATGCCTGGGCTGCCCGCTTGCCCTCAGCCCTAAGCGCGCTCGCGGTCGTTGCCCTCAGTTGCTACACCCTGCAGCGCTACGGCTGGGCGCGCCCGGACGATGCTCGCACCTCGGGGCGCTCTCAGCGGCGCCAGCGCTGGTTTGCCGCCTGGATTGGGGCGGCGCTGGTGGCCCTCACCCCCGAAACGCTGGTATGGGCGCGCGTCGGGGTGGCCGACATGCTGCTGACGGCCGGCGTGGCGGGGAGCCTGCTGTGCTTTTTTATGGGCTACGCCAGCCAACCGGCGCGGCCGCAAGGAGCGCTCCCCAACCGCTGGTACTGGGCTTGCTACCTGCTGCTGGCCTGCGCCGTGCTAGCTAAAGGCCCCATCGGACTGGTCCTGCCCGGGTTGGCGATCGCAGCGTTTGCCCTCTATCTGGGCCAGCTGCGCGCCCTCTGGCACGAAATCCGGCCGCTTTGGGGGGGCCTCATCGTTTTGGGTCTAACGCTGCCCTGGTACGCGTTGGTAACGCTCCGCCACGGGAGCGACTACATCAGCGCTTTTTTGGGCTACCACAACATCGAGCGTTTCACCGGCGTTGTCAATCAGCACAGCGGTCCCTGGTATTACTACGTGCCCGTGGTGCTGTTAGGGTTTGCGCCGTTCTCGGTCTATCTGCCCCAGGCCATGGCACGCCTGCAGTTTTGGCAGCGGCGCGCCTGGCAGCGCCAGCCCCGGGCGGCGCAGCTGGGGTTATTCGCGCTGTTTTGGTTCGCCAGCACCTTTGCGTTTTTCTCGGCGGCGGCAACCAAGCGGCCCAGCTACATCCTGCCGCTAATACCGGCTGCTGCCGTTCTGGTGGCGCTGCTCTGGAGCGAGGCCATGGTGCGCGCGCCGCGCGCGCGCTCGTGGTGGGCCAGCGGCCTAGCCAACATGCTGCTGCTGCTCGCGGCAGCCGCGGCCCTGGCCTACAGCCCGCAGTTGCTGGGGTCCAACCCGGCCGCCCCCAACTTGGATCGGGCCTTGGCTAGCTCGGCCGTGCCCGAGCGCGGTGCTGCCGTCTTGGGACTGGCAGTCTTGGCCGTTCTGCTCCTGCTCGCGCGGCCGGCAGCGCGCCGTTGGGTGTGGGGGGCTAATGCCATCGGCATGGTGGCCTTTGTGGCGCTGGCGCTCATGCCGGCCTACGAGCTAGTCGACCGGCACCGGCAACAACCGCTGCGGGAGTTAGCTGCGATCGCGCGCCAAGCCCAGCAACCGCAAGAGCCGCTGCTGATGCTAGGCTTTGCCAAACCCAGCGTGGTGTTCTACTCGCAGCGCTCGGTGACCTTCGTTCCCCGGGCGAGCCGTGCCCCGATGGTTGCGAGCGACGCGCCCGCTGAGACCGCCCTAATCCTGGCCCGGCCCCCTCAACTCGAGACAGTAGCGGGCGACTGGACCTGGCAGCGCTGCCTGGGTAGCCGCGGTGCCTATCAGCTGATCCGGGTGGCAACGCCGACAGAGTAGCCCGCAGCGCGCTAGCACTCAGGCATGACCCTAGCAGCGGGCACGGGAGGACTCGAACCCCCGACACCCAGAACCGGAATCTGGTGCTCTATCCGCTGAGCTACGTGCCCTAGTTCCCCCAAGCCTAGCATCGAGTTGCGGATCGAGCGGGTGGGGTGGCCGAGTGCCCCTCAGTTGCTAAATTGGGATAGCCTCATCGCGCTGTACGGCAAGGGCATTGTCTTGCATCCGGCTAGCCAGCGCGATATATACAGATATTGGCGCGAGCGTTGCTGGCTGGGCATGAAACAACTGGGCACCCATCTGGTACTGGATGCGTGGCAGGCGCCCCAGGCGCTCCTCGACGACCCCGAAACCATTCGCAGGACGCTAACCGAGGCAACGGCCGCCGGCCATGCGACGCTGATTGACTTGCACGTGCATCAGTTCAGCCCGCACGGCGTTACGGCGACAGCGACACTAGCCGAATCGCACATTGCCATTCACACCTGGCCTGAGCACGGTTACTTTGCCGCCGATCTGTTTTTCTGCGGCCGCGGCGATCCCCGCCAGGCCCTGGCACTCTTGCAAACTAGCTTGCAAGCCCAGCGCGTGCAGGTACGCGAGATCGAGCGCGGTTTCCCTGCCCCTTGCGATCGCCCCAGCGAGGCGCAAGCGCCGGAGTCGGCGGTTGCCTGAGCGCAGCCAGCGGTCAGCGGGGCGCACTCGCAAAAGCCGCCGGGTTGAGCCAGCTCAGCAGCTCGCAGCGCAACTGCTTCAAGTCCCGATCCAAGCGCTGCTTCAACCACTGGCCCAGGGCATCGAGCGGCGAGAAGGCCTCGCCTGCATCCCAGTTGAGCTCCTGCGTTAGCGGTGTCAGGTGGTTGCCCGGTAGCTGCTGCCGGACGACCAGCTCGGGGAACTGCGCTTGCAGCATGGGGACCAGTTCCCGGCTTTGATCCAGGGTGTCGTTGTCAAACGCAACGAGCAGGTTGCGCCGGATGGCGTAATTTTGGGCGATGAGCTCGCGGGTTTGCTTGGGCGAGGGATCGAATTCCAGATCGAGCGCGCTGGTCCAGTTGAAGCGGTCGCCGAACGGCACCGCGCGGCGGACGGGAAAGTTGTTGTAGGCCAGCAGCATGTTGCCGGCGCGCTCGGGACCAAACAAGCTTCCGCCCAGCAGGTGGAGCTTGCAGCCGACGCTGTGCCCGAGGCCGTAGACGGGCAGGTAGCGCTGCCGGATGGCGCCGCTCGCCTGCAGCCGCTGCAAGACGCCCTCAAAGCGATTGAAGCTGTTGCGCGCGAGGGCCTTGTGGTCGAAGCCGCTGTCAAACGGCGTTGCAATTACGGCAAAGCCGGCCTGCGCTAGCTGCTCCAGCAACCAGCGGTAGGTCAGTTGCGGGGCGCTGCCAATGAAGGCACCGCCAATGAAGTGGATGATGCCGATGGGCGTTGGGGGCAGCAGCACCCACGTTCCCGACAGGTTTTGCCAATGCATGGGGCCAGCTTGCCGGACGCCTGTGTATGGTAACTCGGGCGGCTCCCGGCAAGGGCCACGCGATCGCGCCTACTCGGCGGAGACGGCTAGCTTGCGGTTGCGGCGGCCGCGGCGGGTCAGGCTGTTGAACAGCATTTGGCCGATGCCTTTGATCAGGTTGCCCTCGAGCTCCTGAAACAGCTTCATGTTGAGCCCAAAGGCGTCGTTGGCTTCATCGACGATGCGCTGGGCCCGATCGCCATCGATGGGGAGGCCGTTGAGCGCTTGGCGGTATTGGTACTTGAAGGCCTTCTCATCCGCGATGCGATCGAACTCGTAAAACGCCGTTCCTTCCCCCTCAGCCAGGTTCATGCCCTTTTGGGCCATTTTTTTCAGGATTTGGCCGCCGGAGAGATCCCCCAAGTAGCGCGTGTAGGAATGCGCGACTAGTAGCTCGGGCTCTTGCGCCGATACCTCGCGAATGCGCTGGACGTAGGCTTGGGCAGCTGGCGAGGGGGCAATGCGCTCGGCCCAGTCGGGACCGTAATAGAACGCCAAATCTTGCTCGAGGTTGGGCTTGCGGTTGAGCTCAGGGAAATAAATGGGGGAGACGATGGGGTGTTGGGCGTGCTTAGCCATTTCCTCTTCCATGGCCGAGTAGACGAAGTAAAGGTTGGCGATCAGCTTCCGATAGGATTCTTGCTCGACCGCGCCCTTTAAAAAGCACTTGACGAAACCGACATTTTCCGCCATGCTGTGGGACTTTTTGGTCCCTTCCCGCAGCATTGTTGCCAGTTCTACGCTCATGCTTGCATCCCCGTTGATTTGCTAGCGACGGCCGATGGGATACGACCCACAATCGAGACGGCTCAATAGAACAGCCTAAACGGCACGGCACGCAGCTGGGATTAAGAATTCTTGCAGCAGCAACAGCCAAAACGCCCATATGGCCCGCCATGCGGCTTTTGCAATAGGTACATCCGCCCCGCTCGCGATGAAAACGATCTTTAAATCAAACGGCGCAGTTGCCGCTAGCCGGCTTGCCGAGCAGCCAGCCGCTGGCCCGAGCGCAGGATCTGGTGGGCCAGCATGGCCGCCCCCAAGCCGTTATCGATATTGACAACGCCAATGCCCGCCGTGCAGGCATTGAGCATGGTCAGCAAGGGGGCAATCCCGCCCAGGCTCGCGCCGTAGCCAATGCTGGTGGGAACGGCAATGACGGGCGCATCGGCCGTGCCGGCGACCACGCTGGGGAGCGCGCCCTCCATGCCAGCGACGACAATGAGGACATCGGCGCGATCACTAATGCTGCGGTGGTGCCAAAAGCGGTGCGGCCCCGCAACCCCTACATCCCAGAGGCGCTCGACGCTGTAGCCGCTGCACTCGGCGACAATCGCGGCTTCTTCGGCCACTGGCCGATCGGCGGTGCCGGCCGTGATGACCCCCACCACGCCCGCGCGCGCCGGGATAGCCTCGCGCGAGCCCCAGATTCCCAAGTGGGCCGTTTCGTTGTAGTGGAGTTGCGGCAGGCGAGCTTGGAGCTCGGCCCCAACGCTCGGCTCGAGGCGCGTCGCGATCGCGAGCCCCTCGTTTTGGCCGATCCGCTCGAGCAGGCGCGCGATCTGCTCGGCAGATTTGTCGGCGCCCCAGACCACCTCCGGTACCCCAGTGCGGCTGGCGCGGTCCCAGTCGAGCTTGGCGAAGTCGCCCACAGCTTCAAACCCGCTCAAGCGCTCGATGCGAGCTTGGGCCTCCGCCGGTGCCAGCTCGCCTGCCGCAACGGCGCTCAGAATGCCTTGCAGGCTGTCACTCGGGGCCATGGGCACGCGGGCGGCCTCCAGGAATCCTGAGTTGAGTGTGCCAGAATAAACGGGGCGCGCGTCGGGCTCGAGCAGCCATGACCAAATACGTGTTTGTGACCGGTGGGGTCGTCTCAAGCATTGGCAAAGGGATCGTGGCAGCTAGCTTGGGCCGGCTGTTCAAATCGCGCGATCACTCGGTGTCGATCGTCAAGCTCGATCCCTACATCAACGTCGATCCCGGTACCATGAGCCCGTTCCAGCACGGCGAGGTCTTTGTCACCGAGGACGGCGCCGAAACGGATTTGGATCTGGGGCACTACGAGCGCTTTACGGACACGGCCATGTCCCGCCTCAACAGCGTCACCACGGGCTCGATCTATCAGGCCGTGCTCAACCGCGAGCGCCGCGGGGACTACCAGGGGGCCACGGTCCAGGTCATCCCGCACATCACCGACGAAATCAAAGAGCGCATCCATCGCGTCGCGCGCGATACCCACCCGGATGTGGTCATTACCGAGATTGGCGGGACAGTTGGGGACATCGAGTCGCTGCCTTATTTGGAAGCCATTCGGCAATTCCGCAAGGATGTCGGGCGCAGCAACGTGGCCTACATGCACGTCACGCTGCTGCCCTGGATTCCCTCAGCGGGCGAGATGAAAACCAAGCCCACCCAGCACTCGGTCAAGGAGCTGCGCTCCATTGGCATCCAACCGGACGTGCTGATCTGCCGCTGCGATCGCCCGCTAGAGCCCGCCATCAAAGACAAGCTCTCTGAGTTTTGCAACGTGCCGGTCGAGGCTGTCATTACCGCCCCCGACGCCCACAGCATTTACGAAGTGCCGCTGGTGCTGGAGCGCGAGGGGCTGGCCCGGCAGGCGCTGGAGCTGCTGCAGCTGCCGTGGCAGGAGCCGGGCTTGGGGCAGTGGCAGACGCTGGTGGATCGGCTCCACCAGCGCAGCGCGCAAATCGAGATTGCCATTGTGGGCAAGTACACGCAACTCAGCGATGCCTACCTCTCGCTGACCGAAGCGCTCTACCACGCCGGGGTGGCGCTCGATTGCAACATTCAGCTGCGCTGGGTTAGTGCCGAAGCCATCGAGTGCGATGGCGCAGCGGCCCACTTGCAGGGGGTTGCCGGCATTGTCGTACCGGGCGGGTTCGGGGCGCGCGGCATCGAAGGCAAAGTGGCGGCGGTGACCTATGCCCGCGAAGCCAGCATTCCGTTTTTGGGCTTGTGCTTGGGCTTGCATTGCGCCGCGATCGACTGGGCGCGCAACGTCGCTCAGCTAGGCAATGCCAACAGCGCCGAGTTCGATCCCCAAACGCCCCATCCGGTCATCAACTTGCTACCCGAGCAGCAGGATGTGGTTGACTTGGGCGGCACCATGCGTCTGGGCCTGTACCCATGCCGCCTGATGCCCGATAGCCTGGCGCGCTCGCTCTACCAGCAGGAGGTAGTTTACGAGCGCCATCGGCACCGCTACGAGTTCAACAATGCCTACCGCGACTGGTTCCTGCGAACCGGTTACGCCCTCGGTGGCACCTCGCCGGACGAGCGCTTGGTGGAGACGATCGAGCTACCGGGGCATCCCTTTTTTGTCGGGACGCAGTTCCATCCCGAGTTTCGCTCTCGCCTGGGGAGCCCCCATCCGCTGTTTTGGGGCTTGGTCAAAGCCGGATTGCAAGCGACGCCGGCTGCCCCGACACCCGAGGCGGCAGGCAGCCGCCGCGAGCAGGCAACGCCATCGTTGCAACTGCCGGCTGAAGTGTAGCGGCTGACGGCTGGTTTTGCGCTATCGCATGGGCCCATCCCGCCTTGTTGTTGCCCGCGATCGCCCCTTGATTCCGGGACGCCCGCGCCGGCGCAAGCGGGCGCGCTTTGCCCTAACGGCTGCGGTGGTGGCGTTGCTGGTGTGGGCTGGCAACGCTCTGGTAGCAGCAGACGGCTGGATTGGCTACTGGAACGCCTGGCGTCCGTTTT carries:
- a CDS encoding DUF2237 domain-containing protein, which produces MADAKNVLGESLEICCTSPMTGFYRDGKCNTGAGDMGVHVVCAQVTAEFLEFSKSRGNDLTKAVPGFEFPGLQPGDRWCLCASRWQEALEAGVAPPVILSATHASALEHVSWAQLKQYALDPV
- a CDS encoding DUF2288 domain-containing protein codes for the protein MSANRETLAAQLDQAAWSWLSPHAQRDALIVVSRGLNLLDAGEAVANDDTATVRRWIADGRLSKPSAQQLSDWNATPQKSFDALIVQPYVLIRERDA
- a CDS encoding 1-acyl-sn-glycerol-3-phosphate acyltransferase; protein product: MNRAREPAVNLALYWALKWSAVNPTFRCYFRGRVYGAENVPCSGPVVVASNHASYFDPPLLSCCVRRPVAFMAKAELFEVPLLSQGIRLYGAYPVKRAAADRSAIRAAVGALQQGWAAGIFLPGHRTPDGRIPEAKLGAAAIAHKAQAPLLPVSLWGTERILPPGAKLPRPVPVTVRIGEPLDPPQASKREALQASADACAAAVEALHDRGR
- a CDS encoding glycerate kinase, whose amino-acid sequence is MPAPPEAALAILRRWLNGEAPTTSQQQRLLALERTLPSPPPIERRVQHFCQLAPEILQRAPQWGIDSPNRGLWLLWQLWLPLALQLASACDRAHRPIMQGILGLQGTGKTTLAAAVSGVLARLGYRALSLSLDDLYAPYEQRQQLQAQDPRYAWRGPPGTHDVAAGVQVLADARQGWFPLSVPRFDKSARGGVGDRTAPERVAAADLVLFEGWFLGARPVRDHALANAPAPITTDADRAFARDVNRRLSNYLLLWAHLDRLLVLEPSDYGFSKQWRQQAERQAREAGKAGMSDAEVAQFVDYFWRSLPPELFVAPLTADPNLVEAVVRVNADRSLGAIYRPGESGESD
- a CDS encoding glycosyltransferase, whose amino-acid sequence is MAAASLVWVVAISGIAFFWRLGSTGLIDETEPRFAEAARQMLVTGDWVTPSFNGEPRFDKPPLLYWLMALAYGAFGTHAWAARLPSALSALAVVALSCYTLQRYGWARPDDARTSGRSQRRQRWFAAWIGAALVALTPETLVWARVGVADMLLTAGVAGSLLCFFMGYASQPARPQGALPNRWYWACYLLLACAVLAKGPIGLVLPGLAIAAFALYLGQLRALWHEIRPLWGGLIVLGLTLPWYALVTLRHGSDYISAFLGYHNIERFTGVVNQHSGPWYYYVPVVLLGFAPFSVYLPQAMARLQFWQRRAWQRQPRAAQLGLFALFWFASTFAFFSAAATKRPSYILPLIPAAAVLVALLWSEAMVRAPRARSWWASGLANMLLLLAAAAALAYSPQLLGSNPAAPNLDRALASSAVPERGAAVLGLAVLAVLLLLARPAARRWVWGANAIGMVAFVALALMPAYELVDRHRQQPLRELAAIARQAQQPQEPLLMLGFAKPSVVFYSQRSVTFVPRASRAPMVASDAPAETALILARPPQLETVAGDWTWQRCLGSRGAYQLIRVATPTE
- the speD gene encoding adenosylmethionine decarboxylase encodes the protein MKQLGTHLVLDAWQAPQALLDDPETIRRTLTEATAAGHATLIDLHVHQFSPHGVTATATLAESHIAIHTWPEHGYFAADLFFCGRGDPRQALALLQTSLQAQRVQVREIERGFPAPCDRPSEAQAPESAVA
- a CDS encoding heme oxygenase, whose amino-acid sequence is MSVELATMLREGTKKSHSMAENVGFVKCFLKGAVEQESYRKLIANLYFVYSAMEEEMAKHAQHPIVSPIYFPELNRKPNLEQDLAFYYGPDWAERIAPSPAAQAYVQRIREVSAQEPELLVAHSYTRYLGDLSGGQILKKMAQKGMNLAEGEGTAFYEFDRIADEKAFKYQYRQALNGLPIDGDRAQRIVDEANDAFGLNMKLFQELEGNLIKGIGQMLFNSLTRRGRRNRKLAVSAE
- a CDS encoding 1-(5-phosphoribosyl)-5-amino-4-imidazole-carboxylate carboxylase; translation: MAPSDSLQGILSAVAAGELAPAEAQARIERLSGFEAVGDFAKLDWDRASRTGVPEVVWGADKSAEQIARLLERIGQNEGLAIATRLEPSVGAELQARLPQLHYNETAHLGIWGSREAIPARAGVVGVITAGTADRPVAEEAAIVAECSGYSVERLWDVGVAGPHRFWHHRSISDRADVLIVVAGMEGALPSVVAGTADAPVIAVPTSIGYGASLGGIAPLLTMLNACTAGIGVVNIDNGLGAAMLAHQILRSGQRLAARQAG
- a CDS encoding CTP synthase; this translates as MTKYVFVTGGVVSSIGKGIVAASLGRLFKSRDHSVSIVKLDPYINVDPGTMSPFQHGEVFVTEDGAETDLDLGHYERFTDTAMSRLNSVTTGSIYQAVLNRERRGDYQGATVQVIPHITDEIKERIHRVARDTHPDVVITEIGGTVGDIESLPYLEAIRQFRKDVGRSNVAYMHVTLLPWIPSAGEMKTKPTQHSVKELRSIGIQPDVLICRCDRPLEPAIKDKLSEFCNVPVEAVITAPDAHSIYEVPLVLEREGLARQALELLQLPWQEPGLGQWQTLVDRLHQRSAQIEIAIVGKYTQLSDAYLSLTEALYHAGVALDCNIQLRWVSAEAIECDGAAAHLQGVAGIVVPGGFGARGIEGKVAAVTYAREASIPFLGLCLGLHCAAIDWARNVAQLGNANSAEFDPQTPHPVINLLPEQQDVVDLGGTMRLGLYPCRLMPDSLARSLYQQEVVYERHRHRYEFNNAYRDWFLRTGYALGGTSPDERLVETIELPGHPFFVGTQFHPEFRSRLGSPHPLFWGLVKAGLQATPAAPTPEAAGSRREQATPSLQLPAEV